A window of Sphingobacterium kitahiroshimense genomic DNA:
TCTTTAGCAACAATTACTTCTAATTCTTGAATATCTGCAGGAGTAATTCTTTGATAAAGTAAATCTGCCATTCCAAGTTCCAATATCAATCTCATTTCAAATAAATCACGCAGTGTCTTATCATCCATGATCGTTGGGTAAAGCGATTTTTTCATCGGACTGATCAGATCCGGACTGGTTAATACAGCACCTCTATGTTTTTTAGATTCTACTAAGCCTACTAGTCTTAAACGTAACATTGCTTCTCGGATCACCGTGCGGCTTACTCCTAAAGTTTCCGCTAATTCTAATTCCTTGGGAAGTGCATCGCCTATTTTTAATCCCTGACTAATGAATAAATTGATGATTTCTTTCTCCACTTTATCAACTAGTGAAGAGGTATCAATGGTGTTAACAAAATTGATCAATGTTGGATTTGTACTCATAAAAGTGCATTTATACGCCTAAAAACAAATATACATATAAATTTTTACAAGTATGTTGTACATAATGTTAATTTAATGTTGTTTTTTACAAATTAAATTATATAAATTTGCTTTATGTAATACTTAATAATAACCAATATGTATTCAAACCGAAAATTAAAACATTTATTACTCTGGTCTATGCTAGCAGGAAATCTAGCTGTAATCCATGCGCAGGATCGAAACATTCAAGGTAAAGTCAGAGATGCCGTTACAGGAGAAGTTTTGGGAAATGTAACTATTAACGTGAAGGGAAGTAAGCAATCTTTACAAACAAAAGCTGATGGTTCCTTTATTTTACCGACAAATCCGAATGCGATCCTGGTCATTACTTCTACAGGATACAAACCTCAGGAAGTAAAAGTTGGACAGGCAGAATCCTTGGAAATTAAATTAGAATCTTCCAATCAGCAAATTGATGAGGTTGTTGTTGTGGGCTATGGAACACAGAGTAGGAGAAGTGTGACCGGATCTATTGCTAAACTTGATAAAGAGGTACTTCAAAATTCTCCTAGATCTAATGTTGCAACTGCACTTCAAGGAAGTATTCCGGGATTACAGGTTGTCAATAAATCTGGTCAACCAGGTGCAGCTCCCATGCTAAAGTTACGAGGAGGAGCTTCTATTAATAACCCAGGAGGGCCGTTAGTTATTGTTGATGGGGTAATTCGTGATTTGAATGATATTAGTTCTGAAAATATTGAATCGATAGACTTATTAAAAGATGCTTCTGCAACAGCTATTTATGGTGCTAGAGCAAATAATGGAGTACTTCTTGTAACTACAAAAACAGGTAAATCGGGTACTGCTAATGTATCATATAAATTTGTAGGAGGATATAATCAACGTAGAGCCGGCTATGCATATATGAATGCGGGTGATTATATAAAATATACACGGCAAGGCTACTTAAATGCTGGACGATCATTGGAATCTGTCAATAGTTCAAGGGGACTAGGGATTTCTTCTGATCCTGCTTACAATGCTTCATTTGACATTAGAAAATTCACCGATGAATTAAAGCCATTATTAAATGAGGGTTGGAAGCTTGTTGATGATCCCTATGGAGGCCAGATAATTTATAAAGATCATAGTGGTGAAGTAGAGAATGCTTTATTTAGAAATACTTATACGAAAGATCATTATGTAAATGTCACTGGAGGGAATGAGAAAGGAAAGTATTTCGCAGCGTTTGATGCTTATGATGAAGATGGGGTTATAGTTGGATCTAGCTATAAAAGGTATACAGGAGATATCAATGGTTCATATAAGTTAAAACCAAATGTGGAAGTATCTACCAATGTTACACTCTCTACTGCTTCTCAATATGGTACTCCATCTACGGAAACCAATGCACTTTATAGGACATTAGCAATTTGGCCTACTTTTAATCCGTGGATTGATGAAGCGCAAACACAGCCAAATCCGGGAGTTTCTGCAAGTGATGGTAATCCCCTATACTGGTTAGGTAGGTTAAAGCGTAAAAATGAAACGAATCGTATTGTGGCAAATGCTTCATTAAAATGGGACATTATTCCCGGACTTTATTTCAAGGCAACAGCTAATGCCTATATGAAAGAAGTGTTAAATGAATCTTTTCAGATGTCAACACAAACATATTCTAACATTTTTTCAAATCCACAAACCATTGGTAGTACTTCAAGAGATGCTTACCGTAACTTGAATAGAGATTTTCAAACACAGTTTAATGGTATCTTGAATTATTCGAAAAGCATTGCCGAAAAGCATAATATTTCAGCAATGGTAGGTGCGGAATATTTTAAGGTTAAGACTGATTACATGCAAGTGCATGGAAAAAATGCACCTACAGATGATATCACTACCGTCAATGCCTCTACCGTTTTTCCTGTAGGAAATAATACAAGCACTGCGTCTGAATACCGCATCATTTCTTCCATGGGACGTCTTGCATATGATTATGATGGCAGAATTTTGGTGAATGCTGTTTATCGATTGGATGGAACTTCAATACTGGCACGCGGCAACCGTACCGGATTTTTTCCGGGAGCATCTGCCGGCTGGAATATGCATCAGGAAGAGTTTTTTAAAAAATCTGTTCTTTCAAAATATATTACTACGTTCAAACCACGATTAAGTTATGGGGAGAACGGAAATATTGCAGGATTAGAGCGTTACCAAGTACAGGGAGTGTACAACGTGCAGCCTAGTTACAATGGTCTTGCAGGTTATTTAAATACTTCACCAGTAAATAAGAATCTAGCCTGGGAAACAAGTAAAACAACAGGTGCTGGTTTAGACTTAGGCATACTGAACAATCGTGTTACAGTATTATTAGATTATTATGATCGTCGCACAAGTAATTTGTTAACTAATTTGCTATTACCAAGTTATACTGGTTTCCCTTCCATTACAACAAATTTAGGAACGCTTCAAAATAAAGGATTTGAAATTGCTGTTCAATCTCAAATATTAAAAGATCCTGAAGGTTTTAACTTAAGTATAGGCGCAAATGCAGCTTTTGTTAAAAACAAAATTCTTGAACTTCCTTATAATGGGAATGAAAATAATAGACAGGGTGGTTTGCAAATCTATGACCCAGTTTCGGGTCAGGTGAAGTGGGTTGGTGGCTATCAAGAAGGTCATACTTTGGGGGATATTTATGCTTACAAGCAGGTTTCTATCTTTAAGGACGATGCAGAAGTAACTCAAATCGCAGGAAATAGGACTGATAATATTGCCGGAATTACTGGACCGAATCTACCAATTGGGAAAAATGGACGTATAACACCAGGAGATGTAAACTGGCAGGACGTTGACGGTAATAATATTATTGATTCTCGTGATCAAGTGTATATAGGGAACATCAACCCTAAATGGACTGGTGGCTTTACAACAAACATGAGTTATAAAGGATTCAGTATGTTTTCTAATTGGGAATTTGCATTGGGTCATACTATTTATAATGATTTGGTAGCACGTACATTAGGTAATTATCAAGGGACTTTTAATTATTTAGAAATGCAAAAACAGGCATGGTCTCCAACGAATACAGATACAGATATTCCAAAAGTTTACTTTGCAGATCAGGTTTTAGGATCGAAACAAAACTATACAAGAGGAAATAATGCAAATCCAAATTTGAACAGTAATAACTCAAGATTTTATGAGAAAGGAGATTACTTAGCTCTTCGTGAGATTACGCTTTCTTACGATCTTCCGAAATGGTTGCACTCAAAAACTCATATTCTTTCACGTGCTCGAGTGTATGTAAGTGCGAACAACCTATTTTATATCACTAAATTTTCTGGACCAACACCTGAACCGCCAGTAGATGTAAATAATGTAACAACAGGCGTATATGGAGGTACATATCCAACTCCGAGGTCTTATGTATTGGGCGTTCAACTTTCTTTTTAATTGTATTAATTGAAACTATCATGAAAAAAACAATATTAACATATCTTTTTTTAGGAAGCCTAATCTGTATGGGATTAAACTCCTGTACGAATGATTTAGAACTTACACCGATCAGTAACTATAGTGATGAAATTTATTGGAAGACAGCTGATCAATTTGAAGCGTTTGCTGTGGGTTTGCATTCAAGATTTAGAACGAATGAACGTAATTTTTTACTTTTAGGTGAATTACGTGCCGGTCTATTTGGTAATGATCCAGGAACTACGGCGTCCTTCACAGGTGAAGCATCACAAGGTTTAGAAAGAATGTGGCAACACAATCTAGATATGGATAATTCTGGAGTGACTAATTTTGCTAATTTGTATGAACAGATTAATCAGCTTAATTTGATGATTAGTAAACTAAATACAACAACTGTGCTTACTGAAGGAAGCAAGAATTATTACCTTGGGATTGCACATGGTATGCGTTCTTTTTACTATTTTCAATTGTATCGTACCTGGGGAGATGTTGTCATTCAAACAGATGCATTACCAAGCAACATTGATGTTTCCAATTTAGCGAAAGCTGCATCACCGGCCGCTGATGTTATGAAATTGATCAAAGCGGACTTAGAAAGCTCAATTTCAGCTTTTGGTACTGATTATTCTATACGTCAAGAACGTTCTTTTTGGTCTAAAAATGCGACTTTAATGCTCAAAGCAGAGGTCTATTTGTGGTCAGCGCATCGTGAGGGCGGTAAACCAGATGCTACTATTGCGAAAAACGCACTTACAGATGTGAAATCCAATTTGCCATTAGCTTTGCAAACAGACTTTAATAACGTAAATGATGTAAAAAGTAGGGGCAATAATGAGATGATATTTGTGCTTCGACATAAACTGAACGAGGCTACTCTTGGATTTATTACTGATTTTGTTCCCAATTCAAATATTCTTGTTAACTTTTCTGATTCATTGACTAATCGTAAATTTAGCGTAACACAAGATAATTATGGAGGCTTATTAAGGATACCAACGCGTATTAGTACATATCGTAATTATAATGACCTAGATACCCGTAAAAATATATCTATTCAGGCTGCATACACTAAAGATGGTAATGGAAACTATAAAATTGCTGGCTGCTTCCTTAAGAAATATCAGGGTGAGCAAAATGCGGGTTCTAGGGTCTACACCAATGACTATGCATTGTATCGCTATGCTGATCTATTACTATTGATGGCAGAAGCTAAAGTAATTTTAGGAGAAAATCCAAAAGAAGAAATCAATCAGATTCGTACCCGTGCTTTTGGAAGTAATTATAGTGAAAGTGTATTTGGATATCCAAATCAAGCAGTGGATAAAAATGCAAATGAAGCGATATTGCAGGAACGAAAATTGGAATTTTTAGGAGAAGGCAAATATTGGTATGATCTCAGAAGATTTGGAGATCAGTATGTGTTTTTACATACAGGTTTATCTGCACAAGAATCCTATAAATTGTTTTGGCCTATTGATCGTACTTCTTTAACCAACAACAGAGCTCTTAAACAAACGGCTGGTTATCCTGAGTTTTAATTTTACTAAAATACAAGTACTGCAATAACAAAATCCCGGTTATTCCGGAACCTAACCACAAAAATTCTACTCCATAACGGAGTAGAATTTCACTTTAGAAAAATCTAATTATTATATATGATCACAAAAAAAATAGATGGCTTAATTGCCGCCCCTTTCACGCCATTTGACGAGAATGGAGCATTAAATTTAGCACAAATACCAAATTACTACCAGTCTTTAAAAAATAATAAGGTTACGGGAGGCTTTATCTGTGGGTCAACAGGTGAAGGAGTTTCATTAACTTTTCAAGAAAAAGTCGATGTCTTAAAAGCATGGACCAAGTTAACAAAAAGCGATCCTGATTTTAGTTTAATGATTCTCTTAGGAGGTACAAACATTAAAGAATGCCGAGAGTTGGCCACAATTGCTGAAGCAGAAGGCGTAGACGCTATTTCATTTACATCACCATTTTATTTCAAGCCTTCAAATGTGGATCAGCTTGCTAAATGTTGTGCCGCTGTTGCTGAAGCAGCTCCCAATACGGCATTCTATTATTATCATATTCCGGTGTTGACAGGTGGTAATTTTCCAATGATTGATTTACTGAAAGCAGTAGATGGCAAAATTCCGAATTTTGCAGGAATTAAGTATACACATGAAGACTTTATGGATTTTCTATCTTGTATGAACTATGCGGATCGAAAGTATGATATGCTGTGGGGCAGAGATGAGAATATGCTATCTGCTCTAGTATTAGGAGCAAGGGGAGCGGTTGGGAGTACTTACAATTATGCCGCACCATTATATTATGACCTGATCAAAGCATTTGATGACGGTGATTTCGACAGGGCAAATGATCTTCAGCAACAATCTATTGATATGATTACCCTGCTTGGAAAATATGGCGGTATTTCAGTAGGTAAGGCATATATGAAACAGGTTGGACTAGACTGTGGAGAATTTCGACTACCAGTCAAAAATATGACTGCAGAGCAATATAAATCATTCGAATCTGATGTTAAAAAATTGAATTTTAATTCTTTCTGTTCAAAATAGTTTAACGGCAATTAATTGAAAACAAAAAATATTTTTCATTTTTTGTGAAACTCGACATCAAATTTAAATGAAAAGAGCCCGTTTCCATTTGCTTTTTAAAGATGGAAACAGGCTCTTAGCTGTCTATTTATTTCAGTTTATTTGACAGGAACGAGACTGATTGAACTAATCTCAGGTAGTGAATTTCCCGTAATTTCAAGCGCTTTTAGTTCCGCTTTTAAAGCGGTGTCTCCAAGTGCCTGTTGTGAAATTTCAAATGTTCCTGTTTCAACATCTACAAATTGGCTACCTTTGGTTGCCTTGAGTTGATAAGATAAGTTGTTCGTTCCGAGACTTAGCGAAATAGTTCCTGATTTTTGCTCGTGCGGAAGATAATTAACGACTATCTTATAGGTGCCAGGACGCTGGATTTTTACATCCCACGCCACTTGATCGGATTTTTTAGACCAGTCGCCAATTGCATTTGGACGATTCGGATCATGAGTCGTTGCGCCAATAAGTTTAATTCCTCCAGTACCGATTAATTTAGCATTGTTAGCCGTTAAGATTATTCTACCATCTTTTTGAGTTAATATCTGTTGCTGTATTACTTGAGGAGTTCCTTTGATTTCTGCAACAATAACCATTGGCATCTGTCCTTTAAAGTCCGCAGGTAATTGGATTGTTTTTCCCGCAGCAGATTTTGATATCTTTAATGATTTTTTAGAACTTCCTAATAAATAGGCTTTATGAATAGTACTCGCCAATGGTACTTCTATACTGCCATTTGATGGAATATCGAATACATGGAAATATAGTTTACCATCTTTTTGAGTACAATAGCCCCAATCTAATCCTTGAAACGGACTTGCAGTGGTTCCATATATGGATTCATTATTTACTTTCATCCATTGACCGATGTCCTTAAGTAGCTTGACGGCTTTCTCTGGAATAGCACCTTCACCATCCGGACCAACATTGAGTAGGAAATTTCCACCTTTACTTACTGTTTCGATAAATAGACGCATTGTTTTATCAAATGATTTCCAGTTCTGGTCATGTGCACTATAGCCATAGCTTTCATTCATCGTGTGGCTCACTTCCCAGTCCATACCCGGAAGACCTGTTGGTGGTATATATTTTTCGGGAGTTCCAATATCCCCATTTTTATTTTCAAGACCATCCCAGAAACGGTTATTGACAATAACCCGAGGTTGCCATTTAATTAAATCTGTAAGAATACGTTTTGTACCCCAGCTCTCACCCTGATGATTTTTACTACTAAAGTCAAGCCATAGGACATCCAGACCTCCATAATTATTCGCAAGCTCTTTCACCTGCCCATATAAATAATCTTTATAGACTTCATGATTGGGCTTATAGCCAGTAGGGTTGGGGTTTAAATAAGAAAGACCTTCATATGAGTCCGGATGTTGCCAATCTAATAATGAATAGTAAGCACCCGCTTTTAGACCTTTAGCACGAAAAGCTTTAACGACTTCTCCGTAAAGATCACGTCCTTTAGGTGAAATATTAGTACCTCCTGTGATGTCATTTTTTAATGAATAAGGTTGTTGACTATTAAAAATTGAGAATCCTTCGTGGTGACGTGAGGTTATAATAACATACTTCATGCCTGCTTCTTCTGCAAGGGATGCCCAAGCAGAGGCATCAAATTTTGAAGCTGTGAATTTTGGTTTTAAAACTTCGGCATATGGCTTGCTCGGTACTTTTGCCCATGCTTGAATCCATTCGGCATAATGTTGTGGATATTGTTTTCCTTCCCAGCTACCTCCAGCGGCACTGTAAAGTCCCCAATGGATGAAAAGTCCAAATCGGGCTTCTCTGAACCACGCCATCCGACTGTCTTTTGTTTCCTCCCATCCGGATACTCCTTCGTATGGAATAGATTGCGCATTACTCGATAATACTGCTGTCGATAATAATCCTAAAAGAGCAATTTTCTTAATTATTTTCATTTAGTTTTTATGGTTTATGTTGATATTATATATCTACTATAGAATACCCTTTAACTTTTATTCTTTATCAGTTCCAAAGAAAGCGAATTATTTTTTATTTGAAAACTTTGGAATATGAATGTTACCATAATTATTTAGGACATTTTATTCGTTGTGAATAATACTAATCATTGGAAGAAATAGGTTTTATTGGTGTGCTGAATCTACCAACCTCCATTTCTTTTCGATAGGTTCTCGGATTTTTATTCATAATTTCTTTAAAAAACTTATTGAAGTTTGTTAAATTTTGATAACCGCTAGCATAACATACTTCTGAAATATTCAGATTCTTATCTTCCAGCAATTTGCAGGCATGTCCTATGCGTGTTTCATTTACGAATTTAGAAAACGATTTTTGGGTGTGTTTTTTGAAGAACCTGCAGAAAGCATTTGAGTTCATATTTAAGAGGCTAGCCGCTTCCTGCAATGAAACGGTTTCTCTAAAGTTTTGCATTACGTAAACATAAATGATGTTTATCCGTTTATTATCCTTTTCGCTGTAAACAGGTTTATATGTCCCTGATGATAAATGATCATATTCGGTACTTTGATGCAATAATGCTATAAGATTTAGGAAACCGGTTATTTTTGAAAAAGAATCTTTATGGACTAGATCCCGCATGAGTGTCATTGCATTTTTTAATGTACTCCCATAAAAACGTAAACCATCTTTAGTCTTATCAATAAATTTTTGCATGGCTTGAATTGTCGATTGATCATCGGTCAATTGAATAAGAAAGTCAGCTGGAAAGTAAATAACAAGAGCTTTAGCACGCTCATGGTAGTCTGGCTTTAAAAAAGCATCATCATTATGCCAAATATGTGGAATGTTAGGCCCGATTAATACCATATCTCCTGCACTAAATGAGTCAATATGATTACCAACAATACGTTTGCCGTAACTTTCTTCGATAAGGACTAGTTCGCATAGTTCATGAAAGTGCAAAGGATTACTAAAAAAAGCTTCGTCCACATGTTTGATATGTATTGTTTTCTTCGGAAGTGGACTGATTTCTATTAATTTAGCTTTCATTCGTCTAGATAATTGGCTTGTAACCTACGAATATATAAATTTCGGTATAATAAAACAATTTTTGATCTTTTGTGATCTTCGATCGCTTTTTAGGGATATATAGTTGTAAAAGATGAACTGCTGATGTTGATTTATGCTAATTAAGCATTAGAACAATGTGATGGATGAGTGGCTCCCCATAAGTTAGGTGATCAAATCTTGAATCGTAAAATTTTTGATATTGTAAATGGTCGCTAGTTTTAAAGGAAAAAAGTCTCCATGATAGCCATAGCATTTCAAGTTATAAAGAGCATCATAAATTAAACATAGGTTTACTATGACGCTGAAAGAAACAAATAAATTACACAAAAAAGGTATTAACGTCAATATACTGTCATTATTTGTTAATGAGGTTGTATTTTATGAGGTTGAAGATCCTTAATTTTATTTTTTATAAATGAAGAAGAACTGCTGTTAGCAAGATACATTATAAAACCTTTGTATTATTTTATTAACCTAATAAGCGAATACAACTAATTTGCTTTGTTTAAAATCGCTGTACTGCGATTTAAAATAAAAGCTTAGAAGTTATAAATCGTATTAAACATGAAAAAGAAAGTCGTCGTCGTATCCCTCTTATTGAGTGCCATTGTGGTCGTCGGATTGTTTACCTTTAAGAAGGAAGATCCTGTTGATTTTAGTGCTGAAGTGAAACCTATCCTTAATAAGCATTGCATTACTTGCCATGGTGGCGTAAAGAAAAATGGAGGTTTTAGTTTGCTTTTCGAAAATGAGGCATTTGCTAAGGCAGAGTCTGGTAAGCCGGCTATAATCGCAGGCGATGCAGATCATAGTGAATTTATTAAACGGTTGACCATTGATGATCCCGAGTTAAGAATGCCATACAATGCACCACGATTGAGTGATGATGAAATCGACATCTTGAAAAGATGGATCAACGAGGGGGCGAAATGGGGCAAGCACTGGGCTTATATGTTACCTGAAAAAGTTGAAGTACCTAAACCATTTTCTTTTGCTGGTTTATTTGGAATGAATCCATCGGGTATATCCAATAATATCGATTATTTCGTTCAGGATAAAATGAAAGAGAAAGACCTGTCTTTTTCAAAAGAGGCAGATAAGGAGACCTTATTGAGACGACTGTATCTAGATGTGGTCGGTATTCCACCAAGTTTAACCGAATTGCAATCATTTGTAAATGATACGAGGGGAAATGCTTACGAGTTAAGAGTTGATAGTTTACTAGCTTCACAACAGTATGGTGAAAAATGGGCTAGTTGGTGGCTGGACTTAGCCCGATATGCGGATACTAAAGGTTATGAAAAGGATGGGTCAAGACAAATATGGCCTTATCGCGATTGGCTCATTAAAGCTTTTAATAAAGATATGCCTTTCGACGAATTTACGGTACAGCAATTAGCGGGTGACTTATTACCTGATCCAACTAAAGATCAACTTATTGCAACTGCTTTTCACAGAAATACAATGAATAATGATGAAGGGGGGACCGACAGCGAAGAGTTTCGTGTGGCCTCTGTTCTAGATCGGGTCAATACAACTTACCAGGTTTGGTTAAGTACAACTTTTGAGTGTGTACAGTGTCACAGCCATACTTACGATCCATTTAAATTTGAAGAGTATTATAAATCTGTTGCTTTTTTTAATAATACACGAGATGAAGATACCCAAGGTGATCATCCAAGGTTGCGGTTCTATAAGGCCGAAGATGAAAGCAGAGTGGATAGTATCAAATCTTGGTTGACCCAGAAAGGGAATCAAAAGCTGATTCGTTCTACAGACTTATTCTTGCATACATTGGAACCAAAAATTCATGCACATTATAGTGATCAGGTTGAAAATGGCGCTTTGTATGATACTAAATGGCTCGGAATACGTTCAGGAGGAAGTGCTCGATTGAAACACATCACCTTGCAGGGTAAAAAGCAATTTTATATTAATTATTGGACATCATTAAATGGAGGTGCCATAGAAGTCAGAAAGGGTAGTAAAACAGGCCCGTTACTGACGACAGTCCAATTGCCAAGTACTTCAGGAAGACAAGTTATTCAAGCAGATCTGAAGGAAGATACCGGAGTTCATGACCTTTATTTAATATTTAAGAATGCAACAGCAGCAAAAGATCAGCCGATTTGTATGATTGAGTGGTTCGCATTGCGCGAAGGGTTTCCAGTATCTGCAGACCCGGAGTCCCAGCGTATGCAAAATAACTTTATGCAACTGATTAATACAAATCCTGAAAGTGTACCTGTGATGATTGAAAATCCTGCAGAAATGCATCGTAAAACACATGTTTTTGAGCGAGGAAATAGATTAGCGCTAGGTAAAGAGGTGCAACCTGCAGTTCCTGAAACATTAAATCCTTTTCCAAAGGGAGCTCCTAACAATAGATTGGGCTTTGCTAAATGGATTGTAAGTAAAGATAATCCTTTGACAGCACGTACTTTGGTAAATCGAATTTGGGCGCAATTATTTGGACGCGGGTTGGTGGAACCACTAGGAGATATGGGGACGCAGAGTACACCATCTATGCATATTGATTTATTGGATTACTTAGCGCTAGATCTCATGCAAAATAAAAAGTGGAGTATGAAAGCGCTTACTAAGGATATTGTTATGTCTTCCACCTATAAGCAATCATCGAGTTTAAATCAAGGAGATGCGGAGAAAGATCCGGCTAATATATTTCTAGCGAGAGGACCACGATTCAGACTTTCGGCAGAGCAGATTCGGGATCAGACATTAGCCGTAAGTGGTCTTCTAAGTTCTAAAATGTATGGACCTTCGGTGATGCCCTATCAGCCGGATGGTGTATGGATGACGGTATATAGTGGTGAATCGTGGGCAACAAGTACAGGTGAAGATCAATTTAGAAGGGGGTTATATACATTTTTAAAACGGACAAGTCCTTATCCTTCATTTATTTCTTTTGATGCATCGAGTCGAGAGGTCTGTTTGGTTGATCGGATCAGAACAAATACTCCATTACAAGCACTAACCACGTTAAATGATCCCGTTTATCTGGAGGCAGCTAAACATCTTTCGACACTCATGCAGAAAGAAGGGGCAGGAGATTCTAAAAAAATAATTTCTTATGGTTATAAGAAACTGATGTTAAAAAATCCGAGTGCAGAAAAAGTGGTTGCACTGGAAAAATTATATAAAGAAGCATTACAAAATTTTAATAAAAAACCGGCAGAGGCGGCTAAATTCATGGCTGTTAATGCGAGTGATTTAAAAGATCCATCTTTAACATCAAAGGCTGCCTACATGGTGGTAGCCAATGCTTTATTAAATCTGGATGAATTTCTTACAAAATCTTAAACGACATGAAAGATCTCGATAAATTATTTCGTGAATTGCAACAGCAGAAATTGCAGGCGGTAACGCGTAGACATTTTTTGAAAGATTGTGTGGCAGGTGTTGGAAGCATAGCATTAGCAAGTTTTTTGGCAAGTTGTGGAGGGAACTCCAGTGGATCTGGAGCTATAGATTTAAATGCATTAAATCCACTTGTACCAAAATCACCTCATTTTCCTGGAAAAGCAAAAAGTGTCATTTACTTGCATATGGCAGGGGCTCCTTCACAATTGGAACTTTTTGACTATAAGCCAGTGTTGCAGACATTACATAATCAACCCTGTCCTGAGTCACTATTAGCAGGTAAAACTTTTGCATTTATCAGAGGTACTCCTAAAATGCTAGGTCCTCAAGCGACTTTCAAACAGTATGGGCAAAGTGGAGCTTGGGTTTCCGATCATCTACCGCATTTTAGTAAAGTTGTGGACGATGTCAGCTTTTTAAAGGCTGTACATACAGACCAGTTTAATCATGGTCCTGCACAGATGTTTATGCAAACTGGTAGTGCAAGATTGGGTAGGCCTAGTATCGGATCTTGGGTAACTTATGGTTTAGGATCAGAAAACAGCAACTTGCCAGGTTTCGTAGTATTGACTTCAGGAGGAAAGACTCCTGATGCCGGAAAAAGTGTTTGGGGATCAGGATTCTTACCTTCAGTATATCAGGGTGTGCAATGCCGTTCGAAAGGTGATCCTGTTCTATATCTTGCCGATCCGGAAGGCATGAGCAGAGACTTAAAGAGACATGCTATCGATGCGATTAATGAAGTCAACAAGGACGAATATAATACCTATAAGGATCCTGAAACATTATCTCGAATAGCCCAATATGAGATGGCTTACAAAATGCAGGTCGCGGTTCCAGAGGTTATGGACATCAGTCAAGAACCGGCGCATATTCATGAATTATATGGTACAGAACCGGGTAAAGAGTCTTTTGCGAATAATTGTTTATTAGCACGAAAACTGGTCGAACAAGGAGTCCGTTATGTACAGTTGTTTGATTGGGGATGGGATAGTCATGGAACTAATGCCTCCGATTCTATC
This region includes:
- a CDS encoding DUF1553 domain-containing protein, whose protein sequence is MKKKVVVVSLLLSAIVVVGLFTFKKEDPVDFSAEVKPILNKHCITCHGGVKKNGGFSLLFENEAFAKAESGKPAIIAGDADHSEFIKRLTIDDPELRMPYNAPRLSDDEIDILKRWINEGAKWGKHWAYMLPEKVEVPKPFSFAGLFGMNPSGISNNIDYFVQDKMKEKDLSFSKEADKETLLRRLYLDVVGIPPSLTELQSFVNDTRGNAYELRVDSLLASQQYGEKWASWWLDLARYADTKGYEKDGSRQIWPYRDWLIKAFNKDMPFDEFTVQQLAGDLLPDPTKDQLIATAFHRNTMNNDEGGTDSEEFRVASVLDRVNTTYQVWLSTTFECVQCHSHTYDPFKFEEYYKSVAFFNNTRDEDTQGDHPRLRFYKAEDESRVDSIKSWLTQKGNQKLIRSTDLFLHTLEPKIHAHYSDQVENGALYDTKWLGIRSGGSARLKHITLQGKKQFYINYWTSLNGGAIEVRKGSKTGPLLTTVQLPSTSGRQVIQADLKEDTGVHDLYLIFKNATAAKDQPICMIEWFALREGFPVSADPESQRMQNNFMQLINTNPESVPVMIENPAEMHRKTHVFERGNRLALGKEVQPAVPETLNPFPKGAPNNRLGFAKWIVSKDNPLTARTLVNRIWAQLFGRGLVEPLGDMGTQSTPSMHIDLLDYLALDLMQNKKWSMKALTKDIVMSSTYKQSSSLNQGDAEKDPANIFLARGPRFRLSAEQIRDQTLAVSGLLSSKMYGPSVMPYQPDGVWMTVYSGESWATSTGEDQFRRGLYTFLKRTSPYPSFISFDASSREVCLVDRIRTNTPLQALTTLNDPVYLEAAKHLSTLMQKEGAGDSKKIISYGYKKLMLKNPSAEKVVALEKLYKEALQNFNKKPAEAAKFMAVNASDLKDPSLTSKAAYMVVANALLNLDEFLTKS
- a CDS encoding DUF1501 domain-containing protein, whose translation is MKDLDKLFRELQQQKLQAVTRRHFLKDCVAGVGSIALASFLASCGGNSSGSGAIDLNALNPLVPKSPHFPGKAKSVIYLHMAGAPSQLELFDYKPVLQTLHNQPCPESLLAGKTFAFIRGTPKMLGPQATFKQYGQSGAWVSDHLPHFSKVVDDVSFLKAVHTDQFNHGPAQMFMQTGSARLGRPSIGSWVTYGLGSENSNLPGFVVLTSGGKTPDAGKSVWGSGFLPSVYQGVQCRSKGDPVLYLADPEGMSRDLKRHAIDAINEVNKDEYNTYKDPETLSRIAQYEMAYKMQVAVPEVMDISQEPAHIHELYGTEPGKESFANNCLLARKLVEQGVRYVQLFDWGWDSHGTNASDSIDYGFRNKCREIDRPMTALIMDLKQRGLLDETLVVWGGEFGRTPMQENRDNSDMPFLGRDHHTDAYTIWMAGGGVKKGVTYGETDEIGFTGVSGRSSVHDVHATMLHLLGFDHEKFTYEFQGRPFRLTDVEGNLISAVV